A genome region from Lucilia cuprina isolate Lc7/37 chromosome 3, ASM2204524v1, whole genome shotgun sequence includes the following:
- the LOC111680750 gene encoding uncharacterized protein CG43867 isoform X1 codes for MDNYRKKVRAMEQRLSEWPKPPPTTANTNNSSSNHQGQQQQQQSTQQQQQAQQQTPANSTTLTASQQQLSSSLPDAEKTINSLEYQVEEQRQLRLQDAKQIEAKAAKIKEWVNNKLRDLEEQNQLLREQNQKCNQQLELLKNYIANQSNRHSVIGPVRNSLSLDVQDFAASKENRRRSESLDTQEIINRPLTASYPHHQHRRNLSMEPTELERNLVAAVDGLQLAPLASISKQAASVKNGRPDSSDTDTAHDYAEIYTPSCEKMPAWMKNNPALMASGGNSSTTTTTSEMGGVPRPPTPPLHRFPSWEAKIYQVANDGLAGASENGGTLDRHSQPPPPPPDIQESTTSAANSHSNTLNNTGGHQGRHTPASLNEGTTTPLTPQLPTRQQQTASGGFCDISVPVYATVKGRASQIRSMPFTGDSSDDSSDGEDHAVMLTHNSHNSSSTDNTETSTSGSASSPSKSCKTSSSLSPAKRSGSESPKNTKPRVNHLHQQTSHNEFNHHTMPLPYTHYQTHLHTNSNPNLHKSPSQTNPAQYHRLSSANNHHLRVPHHPMRGTVISDISFESGLSDDYALPPDAVSESTCPMDASMPSLLMRQSYVDSPSKKLESLEKAGHLAKLGGKLKTWRKRWFVLKNGSLTYWKSQHDVNRKPQGQILLDEVCRINKAEGASTFEIDTGKKVYYLTADSNATMDDWIRVLQNVQRRNATKLLLSRDDQKPTLQGWVTKVKNGHAKKCWCVLLGKMFLYFKAPNETNPLGQINMRDARVEEVEHVSDSDSEEREDPQSQAHLTVAIYPAHQGPTYLILPGKAERDNWLYHLTVVSGGGPSAGSQYEQLVQKLMETDGDPNCVIWRHPILLHTKDTISAPLTTLHTEPMHPEAIKLFKSIQLFMSVAVNQPGIDYHVVLAQNALQHCLDMPELQSEMICILIKQTSRHTGQKLSVGVQVNKKLGKQTRQLLLCATQSLFACDTQQSGNAQANGSSPTSLQAPVPPPIIDCKSNPPAYSFVQGWQLLSLAVSLFIPKSSRLLWYLKLHLSRNADSKTETGKYAAYCERALERTLKNGGRETKPSRMEVLSILLKNPYHHSLPHAIPVHMMNTTYQVVSFDGSTTIEEFQSTLAQEIGTRDSSNGFCLFSDDPIEKDLEHYLDPLAKLCDVISKWETALREKGSGKFENTRVIQLTYKNRLYWKHTVKFETDKERLLLCYQTNNQIVQGRFPLSRDLALELASLMAQIDMGDYSHEKSKSATTNVGIKALDKFYPYRYRDALNPEQLKDIQELLITKWILLKGRSTLDCVRIYLTCCRKWPYFGASLFQAKPRHSDQAMAWLAVSEDALNVLELSSMAPIARYPYTSVMTFGGCQDDFMLVVSNEDTLASCGTQEQKLLFAMSKPKILEITLLIADYMNALGHTVPGTPHMNSLTRNGSHRSLRTRPAGGTGTNTVVGTLCGNTMAGMSTNATTTAHNTLNSHATHTLNSNHSHTLSSSHYSTGEHERMGTIGGGGGSRSQAGSHQGTMNSMHSQSHHIHHPHQPDILKSTPDHQRIK; via the exons GTGCGGGCTATGGAACAAAGGTTGAGTGAATGGCCAAAACCTCCACCAACCACAGCCAACACCAACAACAGCTCATCGAATCATCAAggccaacagcagcagcagcaatcaacacaacaacaacagcaggcTCAGCAACAAACTCCAGCCAATTCAACAACTTTAACTGCCAGTCAACAACAATTATCCTCAAGTCTTCCAGATGctgaaaaaactataaattcctTGGAATACCAAGTCGAAGAACAACGTCAATTGCGTTTGCAAGACGCCAAACAAATCGAAGCCAAAGCGGCCAAAATCAAAGAGTGGGTCAACAATAAACTACGCGACCTCGAAGAACAAAATCAATTATTGAGAGAACAAAATCAAAAGTGCAATCAACAGttggaattattaaaaaactatatagCCAATCAATCGAATAGACATAGTGTTATAGGTCCCGTTAGAAATAGTTTAAGTTTGGATGTGCAAGATTTTGCCGCCTCCAAAGAGAATCGTAGACGTAGCGAAAGTTTAGATACCCAAGAAATCATTAATCGTCCCCTAACTGCCTCTTATCCTCATCATCAGCATAGAAGAAATCTATCCATGGAGCCCACAGAGTTGGAACGTAATCTTGTGGCGGCTGTAGATGGTCTACAGTTAGCGCCACTGGCTAGCATATCAAAACAGGCGGCTTCGGTTAAGAACGGTCGACCCGATAGTTCTGATACCGACACGGCTCATGATTATGCCGAAATCTATACACCCTCTTGTGAGAAAATGCCAGCCTGGATGAAGAATAATCCAGCTTTAATGGCTAGTGGTGGTAACTCGAGTACTACCACTACCACCAGTGAAATGGGTGGGGTTCCTAGGCCCCCTACACCTCCTCTACATCGTTTTCCCTCATGGGAGGCTAAAATCTATCAAGTCGCCAATGATGGTTTGGCGGGAGCTTCCGAGAATGGTGGTACTTTAGACAGACATTCTCAGCCACCACCTCCGCCACCCGATATTCAGGAATCTACTACTAGTGCAGCAAATAGTCACTCTAATACCTTAAATAATACGGGAGGTCATCAGGGTCGTCATACGCCCGCTTCTCTGAATGAGGGCACCACAACGCCCTTAACACCTCAACTACCTACAAGGCAACAGCAGACGGCCAGTGGAGGTTTCTGTGATATATCAGTGCCCGTTTATGCAACAGTTAAAGGG CGCGCTTCTCAAATACGTTCCATGCCCTTTACCGGCGACTCTAGCGATGATTCCAGCGATGGTGAAGATCATGCCGTTATGCTTACCCATAATTCACACAACTCTTCGAGTACCGATAATACAGAGACTTCAACATCCGGTAGTGCTTCCAGTCCATCAAAAAGTTGTAAAACTTCATCATCTTTAAGTCCCGCTAAACGTAGCGGTTCGGAAAGTCCTAAAAATACTAAACCAAGAG TAAATCATCTGCATCAACAAACTTCTCATAATGAGTTTAATCATCATACCATGCCCCTGCCCTATACACACTATCAAACACATTTACACACTAACTCTAATCCAAATCTTCATAAATCACCATCACAAACCAATCCAGCACAATATCATAGGCTTTCGTCTGCCAACAATCATCATCTACGTGTCCCTCACCATCCTATGCGTGGCACAGTAATTTCAGATATTTCATTTGAATCAGGCCTCTCCGACGATTATGCTCTGCCCCCCGATGCGGTATCGGAATCCACTTGTCCCATGGATGCTAGCATGCCCTCGCTATTAATGCGTCAATCTTATGTGGATTCACCCAGTAAGAAATTGGAGTCATTGGAAAAG GCTGGTCATTTAGCTAAGCTGGGTGGCAAATTGAAGACCTGGCGTAAACGTTGGTTTGTTTTAAAGAATGGCTCTCTCACCTACTGGAAGAGCCAGCATGATGTCAATCGCAAACCTCAGGGTCAGATTTTATTGGATGAAGTGTGTCGCATTAATAAAGCAGAGGGTGCTTCCACTTTTGAAATTGATACCGGTAAAAAAGTATACTATTTAACTGCTGATTCCAATGCCACTATGGATGATTGGATCAGGGTTTTACAAAATGTGCAAAGAAGAAATGCCACCAAATTGCTGTTGAGTAGAGATGATCAAAAGCCCACTTTACAGGGTTGGGTTACTAAGGTCAAGAATGGTCATGCCAAAAAATGTTGGTGTGTTTTGTTGggcaaaatgtttttgtatttcaaggCACCCAATGAAACT AATCCTTTAGGTCAGATAAATATGCGTGATGCTCGAGTTGAAGAAGTGGAACATGTTTCCGATTCTGATTCGGAAGAAAGAGAAGATCCTCAAAGTCAAGCTCATTTGACAGTAGCCATATATCCGGCCCATCAGGGTCCTACTTATTTGATATTACCCGGCAAGGCAGAACGTGATAATTGGTTGTATCATTTGACAGTGGTATCAGGTGGTGGACCTAGTGCTGGCTCTCAATATGAGCAATTGGTTCAGAAGTTAATGGAAACAGATGGAGATCCTA ATTGTGTTATATGGCGTCATCCCATATTGCTGCATACCAAAGATACCATATCTGCTCCTTTAACAACTTTACACACCGAACCTATGCATCCAGAAGCCATTAAACTATTCAag AGCATTCAACTATTTATGTCTGTGGCAGTCAATCAACCGGGTATTGATTATCATGTAGTCTTGGCACAAAATGCTTTACAACATTGTTTGGATATGCCCGAATTACAATCGGAAATGATTTGTattcttataaaacaaacatCTAGACATACGGGCCAAAAACTTAGTGTTGGCGTCCAGGTAAACAAGAAACTGGGCAAGCAAACGCGC caACTACTATTATGTGCCACGCAAAGTTTATTTGCCTGTGATACTCAACAAAGTGGTAATGCTCAAGCCAATGGCAGTTCACCCACCTCCCTACAG GCTCCTGTACCTCCTCCTATTATAGACTGCAAATCAAATCCTCCTGCCTATTCTTTTGTTCAAGGTTGGCAGCTATTATCTTTAGCCGTTTCCTTGTTTATACCCAAATCTAGCCGTTTATTATGGTATTTGAAATTACATTTATCGCGTAATGCTGATTCTAAAACAGAAACGGGCAAATATGCCGCATATTGTGAGCGTGCTTTGGAACGCACCTTAAAGAATGGGGGTCGTGAAACGAAACCTTCACGCATGGAAGTTTTATCGATATTGCTCAAGAATCCCTATCATCATTCACTGCCCCATGCTATACCGGTGCATATGATGAATACCACTTATCAG GTTGTCTCTTTTGATGGCTCTACCACAATCGAAGAATTCCAAAGCACCTTGGCCCAAGAGATAGGTACTCGTGATTCTTCTAATGGTTTCTGTTTATTTAGTGATGatcctatagaaaaagatttagaACACTATCTAGATCCTTTGGCTAAACTGTGCGATGTTATATCCAAATGGGAGACCGCTTTAAGAGAAAAGGGTTCGGGTAAATTTGAGAATACACGCGTTATACAGCTAACGTATAAAAATCGTTTATATTGGAAGCATACGGTTAAATTTGAAACCGATAAGGAAAGATTATTGTTATGCTATCAAACTAATAATCAAATTGTACAGGGAAGATTTCCTTTATCAAGAGATTTGGCTTTAGAATTGGCCTCATTAATGGCTCAAATAGATATGGGTGATTACTCGcatgaaaagtctaaaagtgCTACTACTAATGTGGGCATAAAAGCTTTGGATAAGTTTTATCCTTATCGCTATAGAGACGCTTTAAATCCGGAGCAGTTGAAGGATATTCAAGAATTATTGATTACTAAATGGATTTTGTTAAAGGGACGCAGTACTTTGGATTGTGTGAGAATATATTTAACCTGCTGCCGCAAATGGCCTTATTTCGGAGCCAGTTTATTCCAGGCTAAGCCTAGGCACTCTGATCAAGCCATGGCCTGGTTGGCGGTATCGGAAGATGCTTTAAATGTTTTGGAATTGTCTTCTATGGCACCCATAGCCAGATATCCTTATACTAGTGTTATGACTTTTGGAGGTTGTCAAGATGACTTTATGCTGGTGGTATCCAATGAAGATACTTTAGCTTCGTGTGGAACACAAGAGCAAAAATTACTTTTCGCCATGTCTAAGCCCAAGATTTTGGAAATTACTTTACTTATAGCAGACTATATGAATGCTTTGGGTCATACAGTGCCCGGCACTCCACACATGAATTCCCTAACACGCAATGGCTCGCATAGATCTTTAAGAACTCGACCTGCGGGAGGTACGGGTACCAATACGGTAGTGGGAACTTTATGTGGTAATACTATGGCTGGCATGTCGACTAATGCCACTACTACAGCTCATAATACTTTGAATTCTCATGCCACGCATACACTCAACTCAAATCATTCACATACATTGAGTTCCTCACACTATAGTACCGGTGAACATGAACGTATGGGCACAATAGGAGGCGGAGGAGGTTCACGTTCCCAGGCCGGTTCTCATCAAGGTACCATGAACTCTATGCACAGTCAAAGTCATCATATACATCATCCTCATCAACcggatattttaaaaagtacaccCGATCATCAGCGTATAAAGTAG
- the LOC111680750 gene encoding uncharacterized protein CG43867 isoform X11 has product MDNYRKKVRAMEQRLSEWPKPPPTTANTNNSSSNHQGQQQQQQSTQQQQQAQQQTPANSTTLTASQQQLSSSLPDAEKTINSLEYQVEEQRQLRLQDAKQIEAKAAKIKEWVNNKLRDLEEQNQLLREQNQKCNQQLELLKNYIANQSNRHSVIGPVRNSLSLDVQDFAASKENRRRSESLDTQEIINRPLTASYPHHQHRRNLSMEPTELERNLVAAVDGLQLAPLASISKQAASVKNGRPDSSDTDTAHDYAEIYTPSCEKMPAWMKNNPALMASGGNSSTTTTTSEMGGVPRPPTPPLHRFPSWEAKIYQVANDGLAGASENGGTLDRHSQPPPPPPDIQESTTSAANSHSNTLNNTGGHQGRHTPASLNEGTTTPLTPQLPTRQQQTASGGFCDISVPVYATVKGRASQIRSMPFTGDSSDDSSDGEDHAVMLTHNSHNSSSTDNTETSTSGSASSPSKSCKTSSSLSPAKRSGSESPKNTKPRGLSDDYALPPDAVSESTCPMDASMPSLLMRQSYVDSPSKKLESLEKAGHLAKLGGKLKTWRKRWFVLKNGSLTYWKSQHDVNRKPQGQILLDEVCRINKAEGASTFEIDTGKKVYYLTADSNATMDDWIRVLQNVQRRNATKLLLSRDDQKPTLQGWVTKVKNGHAKKCWCVLLGKMFLYFKAPNETNPLGQINMRDARVEEVEHVSDSDSEEREDPQSQAHLTVAIYPAHQGPTYLILPGKAERDNWLYHLTVVSGGGPSAGSQYEQLVQKLMETDGDPNCVIWRHPILLHTKDTISAPLTTLHTEPMHPEAIKLFKSIQLFMSVAVNQPGIDYHVVLAQNALQHCLDMPELQSEMICILIKQTSRHTGQKLSVGVQAPVPPPIIDCKSNPPAYSFVQGWQLLSLAVSLFIPKSSRLLWYLKLHLSRNADSKTETGKYAAYCERALERTLKNGGRETKPSRMEVLSILLKNPYHHSLPHAIPVHMMNTTYQVVSFDGSTTIEEFQSTLAQEIGTRDSSNGFCLFSDDPIEKDLEHYLDPLAKLCDVISKWETALREKGSGKFENTRVIQLTYKNRLYWKHTVKFETDKERLLLCYQTNNQIVQGRFPLSRDLALELASLMAQIDMGDYSHEKSKSATTNVGIKALDKFYPYRYRDALNPEQLKDIQELLITKWILLKGRSTLDCVRIYLTCCRKWPYFGASLFQAKPRHSDQAMAWLAVSEDALNVLELSSMAPIARYPYTSVMTFGGCQDDFMLVVSNEDTLASCGTQEQKLLFAMSKPKILEITLLIADYMNALGHTVPGTPHMNSLTRNGSHRSLRTRPAGGTGTNTVVGTLCGNTMAGMSTNATTTAHNTLNSHATHTLNSNHSHTLSSSHYSTGEHERMGTIGGGGGSRSQAGSHQGTMNSMHSQSHHIHHPHQPDILKSTPDHQRIK; this is encoded by the exons GTGCGGGCTATGGAACAAAGGTTGAGTGAATGGCCAAAACCTCCACCAACCACAGCCAACACCAACAACAGCTCATCGAATCATCAAggccaacagcagcagcagcaatcaacacaacaacaacagcaggcTCAGCAACAAACTCCAGCCAATTCAACAACTTTAACTGCCAGTCAACAACAATTATCCTCAAGTCTTCCAGATGctgaaaaaactataaattcctTGGAATACCAAGTCGAAGAACAACGTCAATTGCGTTTGCAAGACGCCAAACAAATCGAAGCCAAAGCGGCCAAAATCAAAGAGTGGGTCAACAATAAACTACGCGACCTCGAAGAACAAAATCAATTATTGAGAGAACAAAATCAAAAGTGCAATCAACAGttggaattattaaaaaactatatagCCAATCAATCGAATAGACATAGTGTTATAGGTCCCGTTAGAAATAGTTTAAGTTTGGATGTGCAAGATTTTGCCGCCTCCAAAGAGAATCGTAGACGTAGCGAAAGTTTAGATACCCAAGAAATCATTAATCGTCCCCTAACTGCCTCTTATCCTCATCATCAGCATAGAAGAAATCTATCCATGGAGCCCACAGAGTTGGAACGTAATCTTGTGGCGGCTGTAGATGGTCTACAGTTAGCGCCACTGGCTAGCATATCAAAACAGGCGGCTTCGGTTAAGAACGGTCGACCCGATAGTTCTGATACCGACACGGCTCATGATTATGCCGAAATCTATACACCCTCTTGTGAGAAAATGCCAGCCTGGATGAAGAATAATCCAGCTTTAATGGCTAGTGGTGGTAACTCGAGTACTACCACTACCACCAGTGAAATGGGTGGGGTTCCTAGGCCCCCTACACCTCCTCTACATCGTTTTCCCTCATGGGAGGCTAAAATCTATCAAGTCGCCAATGATGGTTTGGCGGGAGCTTCCGAGAATGGTGGTACTTTAGACAGACATTCTCAGCCACCACCTCCGCCACCCGATATTCAGGAATCTACTACTAGTGCAGCAAATAGTCACTCTAATACCTTAAATAATACGGGAGGTCATCAGGGTCGTCATACGCCCGCTTCTCTGAATGAGGGCACCACAACGCCCTTAACACCTCAACTACCTACAAGGCAACAGCAGACGGCCAGTGGAGGTTTCTGTGATATATCAGTGCCCGTTTATGCAACAGTTAAAGGG CGCGCTTCTCAAATACGTTCCATGCCCTTTACCGGCGACTCTAGCGATGATTCCAGCGATGGTGAAGATCATGCCGTTATGCTTACCCATAATTCACACAACTCTTCGAGTACCGATAATACAGAGACTTCAACATCCGGTAGTGCTTCCAGTCCATCAAAAAGTTGTAAAACTTCATCATCTTTAAGTCCCGCTAAACGTAGCGGTTCGGAAAGTCCTAAAAATACTAAACCAAGAG GCCTCTCCGACGATTATGCTCTGCCCCCCGATGCGGTATCGGAATCCACTTGTCCCATGGATGCTAGCATGCCCTCGCTATTAATGCGTCAATCTTATGTGGATTCACCCAGTAAGAAATTGGAGTCATTGGAAAAG GCTGGTCATTTAGCTAAGCTGGGTGGCAAATTGAAGACCTGGCGTAAACGTTGGTTTGTTTTAAAGAATGGCTCTCTCACCTACTGGAAGAGCCAGCATGATGTCAATCGCAAACCTCAGGGTCAGATTTTATTGGATGAAGTGTGTCGCATTAATAAAGCAGAGGGTGCTTCCACTTTTGAAATTGATACCGGTAAAAAAGTATACTATTTAACTGCTGATTCCAATGCCACTATGGATGATTGGATCAGGGTTTTACAAAATGTGCAAAGAAGAAATGCCACCAAATTGCTGTTGAGTAGAGATGATCAAAAGCCCACTTTACAGGGTTGGGTTACTAAGGTCAAGAATGGTCATGCCAAAAAATGTTGGTGTGTTTTGTTGggcaaaatgtttttgtatttcaaggCACCCAATGAAACT AATCCTTTAGGTCAGATAAATATGCGTGATGCTCGAGTTGAAGAAGTGGAACATGTTTCCGATTCTGATTCGGAAGAAAGAGAAGATCCTCAAAGTCAAGCTCATTTGACAGTAGCCATATATCCGGCCCATCAGGGTCCTACTTATTTGATATTACCCGGCAAGGCAGAACGTGATAATTGGTTGTATCATTTGACAGTGGTATCAGGTGGTGGACCTAGTGCTGGCTCTCAATATGAGCAATTGGTTCAGAAGTTAATGGAAACAGATGGAGATCCTA ATTGTGTTATATGGCGTCATCCCATATTGCTGCATACCAAAGATACCATATCTGCTCCTTTAACAACTTTACACACCGAACCTATGCATCCAGAAGCCATTAAACTATTCAag AGCATTCAACTATTTATGTCTGTGGCAGTCAATCAACCGGGTATTGATTATCATGTAGTCTTGGCACAAAATGCTTTACAACATTGTTTGGATATGCCCGAATTACAATCGGAAATGATTTGTattcttataaaacaaacatCTAGACATACGGGCCAAAAACTTAGTGTTGGCGTCCAG GCTCCTGTACCTCCTCCTATTATAGACTGCAAATCAAATCCTCCTGCCTATTCTTTTGTTCAAGGTTGGCAGCTATTATCTTTAGCCGTTTCCTTGTTTATACCCAAATCTAGCCGTTTATTATGGTATTTGAAATTACATTTATCGCGTAATGCTGATTCTAAAACAGAAACGGGCAAATATGCCGCATATTGTGAGCGTGCTTTGGAACGCACCTTAAAGAATGGGGGTCGTGAAACGAAACCTTCACGCATGGAAGTTTTATCGATATTGCTCAAGAATCCCTATCATCATTCACTGCCCCATGCTATACCGGTGCATATGATGAATACCACTTATCAG GTTGTCTCTTTTGATGGCTCTACCACAATCGAAGAATTCCAAAGCACCTTGGCCCAAGAGATAGGTACTCGTGATTCTTCTAATGGTTTCTGTTTATTTAGTGATGatcctatagaaaaagatttagaACACTATCTAGATCCTTTGGCTAAACTGTGCGATGTTATATCCAAATGGGAGACCGCTTTAAGAGAAAAGGGTTCGGGTAAATTTGAGAATACACGCGTTATACAGCTAACGTATAAAAATCGTTTATATTGGAAGCATACGGTTAAATTTGAAACCGATAAGGAAAGATTATTGTTATGCTATCAAACTAATAATCAAATTGTACAGGGAAGATTTCCTTTATCAAGAGATTTGGCTTTAGAATTGGCCTCATTAATGGCTCAAATAGATATGGGTGATTACTCGcatgaaaagtctaaaagtgCTACTACTAATGTGGGCATAAAAGCTTTGGATAAGTTTTATCCTTATCGCTATAGAGACGCTTTAAATCCGGAGCAGTTGAAGGATATTCAAGAATTATTGATTACTAAATGGATTTTGTTAAAGGGACGCAGTACTTTGGATTGTGTGAGAATATATTTAACCTGCTGCCGCAAATGGCCTTATTTCGGAGCCAGTTTATTCCAGGCTAAGCCTAGGCACTCTGATCAAGCCATGGCCTGGTTGGCGGTATCGGAAGATGCTTTAAATGTTTTGGAATTGTCTTCTATGGCACCCATAGCCAGATATCCTTATACTAGTGTTATGACTTTTGGAGGTTGTCAAGATGACTTTATGCTGGTGGTATCCAATGAAGATACTTTAGCTTCGTGTGGAACACAAGAGCAAAAATTACTTTTCGCCATGTCTAAGCCCAAGATTTTGGAAATTACTTTACTTATAGCAGACTATATGAATGCTTTGGGTCATACAGTGCCCGGCACTCCACACATGAATTCCCTAACACGCAATGGCTCGCATAGATCTTTAAGAACTCGACCTGCGGGAGGTACGGGTACCAATACGGTAGTGGGAACTTTATGTGGTAATACTATGGCTGGCATGTCGACTAATGCCACTACTACAGCTCATAATACTTTGAATTCTCATGCCACGCATACACTCAACTCAAATCATTCACATACATTGAGTTCCTCACACTATAGTACCGGTGAACATGAACGTATGGGCACAATAGGAGGCGGAGGAGGTTCACGTTCCCAGGCCGGTTCTCATCAAGGTACCATGAACTCTATGCACAGTCAAAGTCATCATATACATCATCCTCATCAACcggatattttaaaaagtacaccCGATCATCAGCGTATAAAGTAG